Part of the Diceros bicornis minor isolate mBicDic1 chromosome 17, mDicBic1.mat.cur, whole genome shotgun sequence genome is shown below.
tacctcaacataataaaggccatatatcacaagccacagctaacatcatactcaatagtgaaaacctgaaaacttttcctctaagataaggAGCAAGGCGAGGATGCTCACACTGGccgcttttattcaacatagtattggaagtcctagccagagcagttaggcaagaaaaagaaataaaagacatccaaattgtaaaggaagaagtaaaactgctaCTATTTGCAGAgcacatgatcttatatatagaaaaccctacagacaCCAcataaaaattgttagaactaataaacaaattcagtaaagttgcagcatacaaaatcagtgtacaaaaatcagtcactttgctaaacactaataaaaattgtctgaaagagaaattaaaaataatcttatttacaattggatcaaaaagaataagatacctaggaataaatttaaccaaggaagtcaaagacctgtacactaaaaactataagacgttgaggaaagaaataggagacacaaataaatggaaatttattctgtgctcatgggttggaagaattaatagtgttaaaatgtctgtactacTCAAAGTCATCtagagattcaatgtaattcctatcaaaattctactggcatttttcacaaaaatggaacaaataatcctaaaatttgtatggaactacaaaagaccctgaatcgccaaagcaatcttgaaaaagaaaaacaaagttggagacatcacacttcctaatttcaaactatattgcaaacctatagtaatcaaaacaatatgatattggcataaaaactgaCACATAGATCAAGAGAATAGAAGAGAGATCCCAGAATATATAGTCAATATAGTCAATAAATTTACAACAAAAAAGCTAAgaatatacagtggagaaaggacagtttcatcaataaatggtgttgggaaaactggacagccatatgcaaaagaataaaactggatcaCAATTTtataccatacataaaaatcagctcaaaatgcattaaagacttgaacataagactgaaaccataaaaattctggaagaaaacataggaagtaacctctttgacattgatcttggcatGATTTTTactttgacaccaaaagcaaaggcaacaagagcaaaacaaacaagtgggactatatcaaactaaaaagcttctgtatggCAAAGAAAACCATCCACAAAACGAAAAAGCAACCCATGGAATGtgaaaaaatactttcaaatcatatatctgataaggggttagtatgcaagatatataaagaactcatacacctcaatgaaaaaaaaaacaagcaatccaATTAGCAAATGCGCAGAGGATCTAAACTGACGTTTTTCAAAGACATAAAGAGGGCCAagaacatgaaaaggtgctcagcatcactaatcatcagggaaatgcaaatcaatgagATAATCACCActtacctgttagaatggctattatcaaagagACAAGGAATACCAAGAGTTGGCAAGATGTTGAGAAAAGGGAATTCTTGTGCACTGtttgtgagaatgtaaattggcatAGCCATTGTGGAAACccgtatgaaggttcctcaaaaaattaaaacagaactagtatatgatgcagcaattctaTATCcgggtatttatctaaaggaaACAAATTCAGTATctttaaagatatatgcactaccatgttcattgcagcattattcacagtagccaagacatggaaacaacctaagtgttcatcaatggatgaatgaataaagaaaatgtggtatatatatatacagtagaatattattcagccaaaaaaaggtggaaatcctgccatttgtgacaacgtggatggaccttgagggcattatgctaagtgaaataagtcagacagagaatgcAAATACTGTACATTCTCACTTTTGTGtcgaatctaaaaaagaaactgaactcctagatatagaaaacaaattggtggctgccagaggcaggggtggatggtgggcCAAATGGGTTTAGATGGTCAAAAGATAAAaacctccagttataaaataaacaagccCTGGgtatgtaatgtacaacatggtgactgtagttaacaatactgtattgtgtatttgaaagttgctaagagattagatcttaaaagttctcatcacaagaaaaataaatttataactatgtgaggtgatggatgttaactaaacttattgtatcattttacaatatatacatatattaaatatatcattACACTGTACACCTAAAATGAATACAATGTTACATGCCTATTATATCTTAGTTTTTGAAAAGGAAGTGACACTTTCttcttctaaatatatattttttaaaatttaacaattcCATTTAACAGAAAAAACATCCTAAAGCACAAAGTCAttctaataaaatgaaaattggcATTTACCAAGACAGATCAGGTTTAGTGTATTTATCATGTCATTCAAATTGGTAAGAAAATCATTAACTACGCTGTATTGAGGTGggttaataaatgaagaaaatattccagaagaacAAATATAATTAGTAAACATACATAAACAATGTTTCATTTTCACTGATagccaaataaatataaatttataaaaactcGTATAATTTCTTGCTTTTCAAACTAgtacaatatttttttttgaaagcaatgGTATAAATGCAGGGAAGAAACAGACATTTGCTTTATTTGTGGCATCAGAGTAAACTGATCAACAATTTTGGAAAGCAATCTATCAATGTGTGACAAAAGACCCATCAATATTCTTACCCATAAACCCAGTAATTACAGTTCAGGAATGATTCTAAATATCAAAGCAATGTTCTGTACAAAGTAGTTTAATACAACATTATTTATAAGGGTGAAAGTCTATCAAATTCTATTCTATAAACAATATGAGGAAGTTAAATATAAAAGTTCAACAATTAAACATGCCTAATAGCTATAAACTTCAAACAAAGCTCAGCAAACTTTGGGGAAGATGCTCAAtagaactttaaaataactaaaacaaaTGTTTGCAATGCACTTACATTAACATGGAAAAATTCTCATGATATAATATTCAGTAGGTAAATCTGGATGTAATATGGTGCATATTGTATGATTGTTCCTAGGCATAAAAATGCAGAATACTATAGAACATGTTGATTTGGACTTGTTCTGCTTTATATACAgtgaataataaaagaaatgcaacttCAAATACTTCGATGTGTACATTCTAAGTCCACTGGCAACAGAGTAACATCTCACTATACAGAAATGAATATATGGTAGGCGCTCTGATTGACAAGCTTCTAGACCAAAAATATAatcaaagtaaataaaaacagCTTAAGGGTAACAAAGTTtctaaaaacacatttaatatatCATATAACAATGTCTGCTTGCTGATAAGCACTTTTTAGAATATAATCTATAGGAGAAAATGCCTTTGGAGCAATTGGTTAATAGTTCTTGAAATTATACAACTACACAAAGGAGAAATATCGTAACAAGATATTAAAGGGAATGAAATGTGTCTATGCAAAACTTGTGTTATGATTGAAAGAATGTATCATGATAGAAATTTgttattagaaaagaggaaatttaatgtttccttttgagTAAATTGTTATTGATAAAGTGGGCAGCTAGTGAGATGTTGGGAAAGTTCTGCAGAGAGTAGAGAACAGAGCTGGATGAAAAGGACCTGGGTGCACAAAAAGAAGGTAGAGAACATCTATTTTgttcagtttttaaattctgcCCAGAACTCGCGCTGTTTTCTCATACTTTAAAAAGCTACTGTAGATCCCTTTTATCTTAGGTCTCGTCTCTGAGCTTTATGGCGGAGTTCTGAGGAGAAAGACTTCCCGTCAGCTGCAGAACCAGGCAGACACTGGTCCAGTGATCATCTTGAATGAAACCATAGCTCAGAGAAGCCAGCGGTTCTACATTGTACCAGTAAATCTGGTTTTTCTTGTTCCATCTTTCCAAGAGTGTTCCCCCTCTTCAGGGATGTGTGCCCCAGGTACAGCCTGGAAAAAGGAATGAGTAGGACTCCTCTACAGCTTGAGAGGTGGAATTCTCGACGGGTCAATGCTGGCAAGAAACAGCAGTGTCTGACCTGTTGTCCTAATATGGGAACTCATTTTCTTCAGAACCTTTGGCTCCTTTTGTCTATATCCAGGGCCACTCCAGTTGCTGTTCATTATTCTCCTCCTCTGTGATCTCCagctctatgattttttttttaccccatgaTCCATATATTATCTTAATACTGAACTTATAGCTTTCAGTGCCTTTCcctaaattcaattaaaaataatgattcaaTAAATTTTTTACCTGGTAAGAAGACTAAAGTGATGATTTGAGGAGTACTGGGAATAATGAATCAATACTTTCATGACCAAACTATCTGGGCTGAAATAGTTATTTAACCCATTGTTTTCCATCTATTTGGACTAAATTAACACCTCTCTAATACCTATGTGTTCATTTGTTACACACTCTTAATTTACCTCCTAGCATCTGACATTGTGTAGACCTTGGAAGTTTTTCTTAATGTCaactagaacaatgtctggcttCATATCATATTATCCAATTTTCTGTTGCcttctaattttatattttcacctGGAATATTGCAAATACTTTCCCAGTGTTCTTCTCACAGCTGCCTTCACTTCCTTGTTTTTCAGACTGTAGATGAGAGGATTCAGCATGGGAGTGACCACACCATACTGCACAGAGAAGATCAATTCCAGGGAGGATCCTGAGGTTGGCATGAGATAGCGGAGAAAACCTGAGCCATAGAAGCAGCTCACTGCAGTGAGGtgtgaggagcaggtggagaaggccttgCTTCTGCCTGAGGTGGAGCTGATGCTCAGGATGGTGGAGACAATGTGGGCATAGGATGAGATAATTGGGAGGAAGGTCCCAAGCCCATGCAGCAGGCTGGACCAAAATAGGACTATGAGGTTGGTGGAGACATCAGAGCAggacagagggaagagagagggcaCCTCACAGCTATAGTGGCTGATGGTACGGTTCTCACAGAAGTCCAAGTTGGCAGCTAGGAGGATGTTGATAAGTGTATTCAAAAAACTCAAGCCCCATGAGCCCCACACAAGCTGCACACACAGTTGTTTTCTCATCATTTGTCCATAGAGCAGAGGGTGGCAGATGGCAACATaacggtcataggccatcactgagagcaggCAGACTTCAGTCCCTGCAGTGATAAGCACAAAGAAGCCTTGTGCCAGGCAGCCCCTTACGGAGATGGTTTTTATCACAGATAGGAGGTCCTTCAGCATCTTGGGCACGGTGACTGAAGATAAACAAGGATCCAGGAAAGAGAGGTGACTCAagaagaagtacatgggtgtgTGGAGGTGAGAATCAGCCCTGATCACCAGCAGCATCGTCAGGTTCCCCATTGTTGTCAGGAGGTAAATGTCCAGGAAGAGCACAAAGAGCACAGACTGGATGTGGGGATCAGTAGACAGCCcgaggaggaggaattcagtgATGGTGCTGTGGTTTCCCTGGGCCATTTACATAGGTGATccctaaaaattatattaaaaaatcatgGCAGTGAAGTTTCTTCCATCCTCCAATCATTTTCACATTGCATTGATTCTCTTTTATTATCACTATTAATCAGCAATTGAATTTTTAGCTTCTACACTAGGCCACTTATTATGTCAGTCTCTTTAAATATAATGGAAAACAAGGCATGGTCTCTGTCATTTTAAAGGTCACACCTCAATGAGATACATACACGAAGATAGGCAATTAGAAACCATTGTGAAATGGGAGTTCTAAAGATGGTTTTTGGAAGAGTCAGTAATGAGTTAATATTAAGGTACTTGAGCaaagattttaagaaaatgtAAGCTGTCTCTAGAGAGACATGTAGATTGAGAGAACAGCGCACTCAAAGATAAAGAGTTAGGAAATGGGTTAGTTCTTTTTAGCTGGACCCTAGAGTGTGAATTAGCAGCACAGTGTAGTCACTCACAGGTAGGCATCAGTcgaggttcaaatcccagatccaccattAATTAGCTGTGGGAACTTGTTCAAGTGGCTTCACTgttctgtacctcagttttcttgtctgtaaaatgaggtaataATAGCATCAATCTCATAAGGTTTttgcaaggaaaaaatatatatttagaaaaatgccTACATAAAAAGCtcaattattattgctattttcatCACTATTATTACTTTAGGTTACAATTGTAGGCAGAAGTCAGGTAATAAATAAATCCCTTGCAGGGTAGTGCACTATCAGGAGCTAAAGTTTTTGCTGCGACAATTACTGCACTTGTTCCTAAAGGAAGTGTAAGAAAATCATGTAGAGATCGCTAAGGTAGCTGAAGACAGGCATTTTAAAATCACCTTGGAGAGGTTCCCTTCCAAAGTTAAACCATTTTACAATCTCTGAGGGCAATTTCATTCAGAAGGGGAGGGCATGTGACTGTTCTGGAAAGGAAGAGCAGCCATAAATGAGACAGGAAGTATTTATTAGGGACTCCAGGTGTACCTTTGGCATTTGCCCTTACATTATTGTCTGGGATGGATGCGTATCTCAGTTGGGCAGAGAAGTCTGGGCAAAGAAGGAAGCAAAGTATGTGAATGGAAATCATGCCCGTGCCTAGAGGAGCAGCCAGGATAGAAAACTCTCTGCAAAACAATATACTAGGGACAACTCCCCCAGACAGAGTAGAACAGGGAGAGTGTAAGAGGAGAAGATCAGGGACTCATCTGTTCAGTCCTGTGACAGCTTGTGCTTGACCCTATCTTCAGTTGAAATTCTCGGTTGCTGCGACCCCTGCCCTAAACGAAGTACAGCTCACCTTTCTTTCGCCGGTCTAGAGAGGCTGCTTAAAACGTTCAGTCCTGTATATACCTTAGCTGTGTACTTCTCTGATCTTGATCCTTAACACCGTCTCAGAGTCCAAATTCCAAGTCTCTTTCTCATGCCCAGATTATGTTCCTGTCCATAGATTCTACTTTTTCTAAAACTCTATATCTAGT
Proteins encoded:
- the LOC131415741 gene encoding olfactory receptor 8S1-like, which translates into the protein MAQGNHSTITEFLLLGLSTDPHIQSVLFVLFLDIYLLTTMGNLTMLLVIRADSHLHTPMYFFLSHLSFLDPCLSSVTVPKMLKDLLSVIKTISVRGCLAQGFFVLITAGTEVCLLSVMAYDRYVAICHPLLYGQMMRKQLCVQLVWGSWGLSFLNTLINILLAANLDFCENRTISHYSCEVPSLFPLSCSDVSTNLIVLFWSSLLHGLGTFLPIISSYAHIVSTILSISSTSGRSKAFSTCSSHLTAVSCFYGSGFLRYLMPTSGSSLELIFSVQYGVVTPMLNPLIYSLKNKEVKAAVRRTLGKYLQYSR